Proteins encoded together in one Quercus lobata isolate SW786 chromosome 3, ValleyOak3.0 Primary Assembly, whole genome shotgun sequence window:
- the LOC115981204 gene encoding TMV resistance protein N-like, protein MISQHLSSSFTSITCNFIGIDSSMKELFTFYSNFKDNGCMIGICGMGGSGKTTLARVFYEKFHSYFEGSSFIANVREYSEKFDLLQLQQLLLANILEEKDADIRNVYHGVNMIKKRLCQKKVLIVLDDVNKLDQLENLAGEHGWFGLGSLIIITTRDKHLLDHHGVHKIYKPNPLNSDDTLKLFCLKAFKKEQPNEGYMQLSQDVVCYANGYPLALITFGSFLLGRTMDTWKSALDIFKKFPKKEIFDTLKVSYDGLEDMWKEIFLDVACFFRGKMKDQVIEILETCGFDAKIGIQVLMDKSLLTIENDTLQMHDLLQEMGKEIVRQESREEPGKRSRLWLRKDLFHVLMNKTASKTIQAIVLDRPGGDEAYQHIESYSEVFSKMCNLRLLIIDNVHILKGLNHLSNKLRLLDWHGYSSKCLPSRFQSKELVELKLQFSKIEYLWRGVKYLDKLKLINLGHSLNLIRTPDFTGFPRLETLCLRGCINLVEIDRSIGGLSKLTVLNLEFCRSLTNLPSSMDGLRKLGENQMLEGTDLTGTAIQEVPSSISFLICRGCEKEIFKSTLDSVHHEFENSAVVKATKIMGTYDDSNMAEHSASWSFPGETERDLDSLAVA, encoded by the exons ATGATATCACAACATCTGAGTTCAAGTTTCACAAGCATTACTTGTAACTTCATTGGAATAGATTCTTCAATGAAAGAATTGTTCACTTTCTATTCAAATTTTAAGGACAATGGTTGCATGATAGGGATTTGTGGTATGGGGGGATCTGGAAAGACAACTCTGGCTAGAGTTTTCTATGAAAAGTTTCACAGTTACTTTGAAGGTTCTTCTTTCATTGCTAATGTTAGGGAATATTCAGAAAAATTTGATTTGCTTCAATTACAACAGTTGCTTCTGGCAAATATTTTGGAGGAAAAAGATGCAGATATAAGGAATGTTTATCACGGAGTTAACATGATCAAGAAAAGGCTATGTCAAAAAAAAGTTCTAATTGTTCTGGATGATGTTAACAAATTGGACCAACTAGAAAATTTAGCTGGAGAGCATGGTTGGTTTGGATTGGGGAGTTTGATCATCATAACAACTAGAGATAAACATTTGTTGGACCATCATGGAgtgcataaaatatataagcCTAATCCATTAAATAGTGATGATactttaaaacttttttgtttgaaagccTTCAAAAAAGAGCAACCCAATGAAGGTTATATGCAACTATCCCAGGATGTTGTTTGCTATGCTAATGGGTATCCATTAGCTCTAATAACTTTCGGTTCCTTTTTGCTTGGAAGAACGATGGATACATGGAAAAGTGCATTagacatatttaaaaaatttcctaaaaaggaaatatttgaCACACTTAAAGTAAGTTATGATGGCCTGGAGGATATGTGGAAGGAAATATTTCTAGATGTTGCATGTTTCTTTAGAGGAAAGATGAAAGATCAAGTAATAGAGATATTAGAGACCTGTGGTTTTGACGCAAAAATCGGAATACAAGTACTCATGGATAAATCTCTCCTAACCATAGAAAACGACACATTGCAGATGCATGATCTACTACAAGAAATGGGTAAGGAAATTGTACGTCAAGAATCACGTGAGGAGCCTGGGAAGCGTAGTAGGTTGTGGCTTCGTAAGGATTTGTTTCATGTATTGATGAACAAAACG GCATCAAAAACAATTCAAGCCATAGTCCTAGACAGACCTGGAGGGGATGAGGCATATCAGCACATTGAATCCTATTCTGAAGTTTTTTCAAAGATGTGTAATCTTAGATTGCTTATAATTGATAATGTGCACATCCTAAAAGGCCTCAATCATCTTTCTAACAAATTAAGACTTCTTGATTGGCATGGGTATTCTTCAAAATGTTTGCCTTCCAGATTCCAATCAAAAGAGCTTGTTGAACTTAAACTGCAGTTTAGCAAAATTGAATATCTTTGGAGAGGTGTAAAG TATTTAGACAAGTTAAAACTCATCAATCTTGGACATTCCTTAAACCTTATTAGGACACCCGACTTCACAGGGTTTCCAAGACTTGAGACACTATGTCTTAGAGGATGCATAAATTTGGTTGAGATCGACCGATCCATTGGAGGACTCAGTAAGCTTACTGTTTTAAATTTGGAATTCTGCCGATCTCTTACCAATCTTCCAAGCAGCATGGATGGTTTAAG AAAACTTGGGGAAAATCAAATGCTTGAAGGAACTGATTTAACTGGAACTGCTATTCAAGAAGTTCCCTCTTCCATTAGTTTCTTGATATGTCGTGGATGTGAAAAGGAAATTTTTAAGTCAACGCTTGATAGTGTTCATcatgaatttgaaaattcagCAGTAGTAAAAGCTACCAAAATTATGGGAACCTATGATGACAGTAACATGGCAGAACATAGTGCAAGTTGGAGCTTTCCTGGGGAAACTGAACGAG ATTTGGATAGTTTAGCTGTTGCATAG